The following are from one region of the Paenibacillus sabinae T27 genome:
- a CDS encoding peptidoglycan DD-metalloendopeptidase family protein: MKSRSDKITLLVVRDAGRPVRQLQLSRPMAMALPAAAVLSLSSLISSMHYHASRSVQELEAEAAALSSQNVRLEAKIADKDQTLRQVQSEAAALSKEAQAIKEQLKSVDALEQELQDLIDRQKEGASDKEPAAKKTGAKAVPDPDKREAALDTAALSADGAVSGMKTGFDVISDSSDKRIALATDGGTVKKPPFAASVSSASPSAITIRIGAFTAAILDTPSLRVGGEYVASYGQIGTIRETKDELTEIGGMLEEMIHSLSQTVLDAQQAEADLQRQTLRDSANLTKAFLWPTSSRVVSSSFGYRSDPFKGSSSFHAGIDIAAETGDFVFAAQGGTVMAAERSPARGNYIVIDHENGLKTSYMHLSSLAVSAGDKVVKGQRIGQVGSTGRSTGPHLHFQVSKQNKTVNPLSYVHPK, encoded by the coding sequence ATGAAAAGCCGATCGGATAAGATTACCCTTCTCGTCGTCCGGGATGCCGGGCGTCCGGTCAGACAGCTTCAGCTATCCAGGCCGATGGCGATGGCCTTGCCGGCCGCCGCCGTTCTGTCTCTGTCCAGTCTGATCAGTTCCATGCATTACCATGCCTCCCGCTCCGTACAGGAGCTTGAAGCGGAAGCCGCCGCCCTGTCCTCGCAAAATGTTCGTCTGGAAGCCAAGATCGCGGATAAGGATCAAACGCTGCGACAAGTTCAAAGCGAAGCCGCCGCTCTCTCGAAAGAAGCCCAAGCAATCAAGGAGCAGCTCAAAAGCGTAGATGCGCTGGAACAGGAGCTGCAGGACCTCATAGACCGGCAAAAGGAAGGAGCTTCAGACAAAGAACCGGCCGCGAAGAAAACGGGGGCTAAAGCGGTTCCTGATCCGGACAAACGCGAAGCGGCCCTGGATACGGCTGCCTTATCGGCTGATGGCGCCGTATCCGGAATGAAAACCGGTTTTGACGTCATTTCGGACAGCTCTGATAAACGAATCGCGCTCGCTACTGACGGAGGTACCGTAAAAAAGCCTCCATTCGCGGCGTCTGTTAGCTCTGCTTCTCCTTCGGCGATCACCATCCGAATTGGAGCTTTTACAGCCGCCATCCTGGATACCCCCTCCTTACGGGTTGGCGGAGAATATGTAGCTTCCTACGGGCAGATCGGTACCATCCGGGAGACCAAAGACGAGCTTACGGAGATCGGCGGCATGCTCGAAGAGATGATCCACAGCCTTTCCCAAACGGTTCTGGACGCCCAGCAAGCGGAGGCCGATCTCCAGCGTCAGACGCTTCGTGATAGCGCGAACCTGACGAAGGCTTTCCTGTGGCCCACCTCCTCCCGGGTCGTCTCCTCCAGCTTTGGCTACCGCTCCGATCCCTTTAAAGGAAGTTCTTCTTTTCATGCCGGGATCGACATTGCGGCCGAGACCGGCGATTTCGTGTTTGCCGCTCAGGGCGGAACCGTGATGGCCGCCGAACGGTCTCCTGCCCGCGGCAATTACATCGTGATTGACCATGAGAACGGGCTAAAGACCTCTTACATGCATCTCAGCAGCTTGGCGGTATCCGCCGGAGACAAGGTCGTCAAAGGCCAACGAATCGGACAGGTCGGCAGCACCGGAAGAAGCACCGGCCCGCATCTGCATTTCCAAGTCAGCAAGCAGAACAAGACCGTGAACCCTTTGTCCTATGTCCATCCGAAATGA
- the cls gene encoding cardiolipin synthase: MKIFAALLCLFIVQIIGILLLEYRRPQRAVAWLALLFCCPPLGLLIYWAMGRDYRMNRKLKGREAETRRGLHRHAEDRSQAVTSAEDTGNPELTGRSELLRLLSGLTESPVTGRNMTRILVNADETYDSMLEAMEAASEHIHLEVYIYQDDETGEKFQDVMIRKARQGVKVRLLLDGLGCRKLSRRFVRSLSAAGVEVHRFLPPLASLPAGRFNYRNHRKILIVDGLVGFTGGINIGDEYLGKDPKMGFWRDTHLRLEGDAVYFIQHIFLKDWRLASGERLSHPRLFPVHACEGKEAVQIIGSSPGAAIDASEAMIFGALSAAEKRIWIETPYFIPDPAILRALKTAVLRGADVRIIIPDKPDHPFVYNASLSYVEDLLDAGVKFYRYHKGFMHAKIWIADGLMASVGSVNQDMRSFYSNFELSAVLLHPKRIEELAGQFQRDLEESEAMDMNGFGKRGKAARAKEEVCRLLSPLL, translated from the coding sequence ATGAAAATATTCGCTGCACTGCTGTGCTTGTTTATTGTCCAAATCATTGGGATTCTGTTACTTGAATATCGCCGTCCCCAGAGAGCAGTCGCCTGGCTTGCTCTGCTCTTTTGCTGTCCGCCGCTCGGGCTGCTGATTTATTGGGCTATGGGCCGGGACTATAGAATGAACCGGAAGCTTAAAGGCCGGGAAGCCGAAACACGCCGCGGACTCCACAGGCACGCTGAAGATCGGAGCCAGGCCGTAACCAGCGCGGAGGATACAGGAAACCCGGAGCTGACCGGGCGCTCGGAGCTGCTGCGTCTGCTGTCGGGACTGACTGAAAGTCCGGTTACCGGCAGAAACATGACCCGGATTCTGGTTAACGCGGATGAAACGTACGATTCGATGCTTGAAGCGATGGAGGCCGCGTCCGAGCACATCCATCTGGAGGTTTATATTTATCAAGATGACGAAACCGGGGAGAAATTCCAAGATGTCATGATCCGCAAAGCCCGGCAGGGCGTAAAAGTGCGCTTGCTGCTCGATGGACTGGGCTGCCGCAAGCTGAGCCGCCGCTTTGTGCGGTCGTTATCTGCAGCCGGGGTCGAGGTGCACCGGTTTCTGCCGCCGCTCGCGTCGCTGCCCGCCGGACGCTTCAATTACCGTAACCACCGTAAAATCCTTATCGTCGATGGTCTGGTTGGCTTTACCGGCGGAATCAATATCGGCGATGAATATCTGGGCAAAGACCCGAAAATGGGATTTTGGCGTGACACCCATCTGAGGCTGGAGGGCGACGCCGTCTACTTTATTCAGCATATTTTCCTGAAAGACTGGCGGCTCGCCTCCGGTGAGCGTTTGAGCCATCCGCGCCTGTTCCCTGTCCATGCCTGCGAAGGCAAGGAGGCGGTTCAAATCATCGGCAGCAGTCCGGGCGCAGCTATTGACGCCTCAGAGGCTATGATTTTTGGAGCACTAAGCGCCGCAGAGAAGCGGATTTGGATCGAGACCCCTTATTTTATCCCGGACCCGGCCATTTTGCGGGCGTTAAAAACAGCTGTTCTAAGGGGGGCGGATGTGCGGATTATCATTCCGGATAAACCCGACCACCCGTTTGTTTACAACGCCTCTCTTTCGTATGTGGAGGATTTGCTGGATGCGGGCGTGAAGTTTTACCGCTACCACAAGGGTTTCATGCATGCGAAGATATGGATCGCCGATGGCCTGATGGCCTCGGTCGGGAGCGTTAATCAGGATATGCGGAGCTTCTATTCCAATTTCGAGCTGTCCGCCGTGCTGCTTCATCCGAAACGAATCGAAGAGCTGGCTGGCCAGTTTCAGCGCGATCTGGAAGAGAGCGAAGCGATGGATATGAATGGCTTTGGCAAAAGGGGAAAAGCCGCCCGGGCCAAGGAAGAAGTTTGCCGCCTGCTTTCTCCGCTTCTGTGA
- a CDS encoding bactofilin family protein — MWNKKGKGRPALQTDSLFGHGGNLEGKVQCDTNLRIDGGFTGEIRCGGTLTIGEQGRVHASITAAEVIIAGKVFGDVTAKHGLTLTSTGSLHGSAAAGKLSIMEGGVLNGLVEMEEPPAPEGANGSIWTSECAANAEHDYEQDGHAS; from the coding sequence ATGTGGAATAAAAAAGGAAAAGGACGGCCAGCCCTGCAGACAGATTCGCTGTTTGGCCATGGAGGAAACCTGGAAGGAAAGGTTCAATGCGACACCAATCTGCGCATCGACGGCGGGTTTACGGGAGAAATCCGCTGCGGGGGCACCTTGACGATCGGCGAGCAGGGACGTGTCCATGCTAGCATTACGGCCGCTGAGGTGATTATCGCCGGCAAAGTATTCGGGGATGTCACTGCGAAGCACGGTTTGACTCTGACCTCGACAGGCAGTCTGCACGGCAGCGCGGCCGCCGGCAAGCTGTCCATTATGGAAGGCGGCGTCCTGAACGGGCTGGTCGAAATGGAAGAACCGCCCGCTCCCGAAGGAGCGAACGGTTCGATATGGACCTCAGAATGCGCCGCGAATGCGGAACATGATTATGAACAGGACGGGCACGCATCCTAG